CGCGGCCCGCAGCCGGGCCAGGAGCTCGTCCATGCCGAAGGGCTTGGTGACGTAGTCGTCGGCCCCGGCGTCCAGGGCCTCGACCTTCTCGTCCGAGGTGTGCCGGGCGGACAGGACGAGGATCGGTACCCGGGTCCAGCCGCGCAGCCCTCTGATCACCTCGACCCCGTCCATGTCGGGCAGTCCGAGGTCGAGGACGACGACGTCGGGGTGGCGGGCGGCGGCGAGCCGGAGCGCGGTGGCGCCGTCGGGCGCCGAGTCCACCTCGTAGCGGCGCGCCTTCAGATTGATCACGAGGGCGCGCACGAGCTGCGGCTCGTCGTCGACCACCAGCACCCTGGTCATCGCGGTCCTGCCTTTCCGGAAGGTGTGTACGGGCCCGGGCGGGTGCCCGGGCGTGAGGGGGAGGGCTGCCTTCCGGCCGGGGGACGGCTGTCCCCCGCGAAGGGCGCGGACGGCCGTCCCTCTCAGGGGACGGCCCGCTCCGGGCGTGCGGGCCCGTCCCGTACCTGTCCGGGGGCGGCCCTGAGGGTGAGGACCATGGTGAGGCCGCCGCCGGGGGTGTCCTCGGCGTCCAGG
This DNA window, taken from Streptomyces nitrosporeus, encodes the following:
- a CDS encoding response regulator, with translation MTRVLVVDDEPQLVRALVINLKARRYEVDSAPDGATALRLAAARHPDVVVLDLGLPDMDGVEVIRGLRGWTRVPILVLSARHTSDEKVEALDAGADDYVTKPFGMDELLARLRAAVRRAEPVGQDGTDGLAVVETEGFTVDLAAKKVNRQGRDVRLTPTEWHLLEVLVRNGGRLVSQKQLLQEVWGPSYGTETNYLRVYMAQLRRKLEADPSHPRHFVTEPGMGYRFERG